The window TTGTGTTGCAGTGGACCTTCCAGGTTTGATTATCGACGTGCAAACCCTGAGGACAATTCTGGAAATCAAGCAGAACATTTATATCCGACCAAAGGAGAAATTCTTCAGTCCTTTGTCTCGCTCATTTTTCCTCTGCTGAACCCTCCTCAGAAGGTCAGAGGAGCATGTAACTGAAACAAGCGGAGCCCTCGGTGATTTCAGCATTCTGTCTCCCCCCGTCTGTGCCTACATTCTCTGCCACAGATAGGGACGTTTTGATAATTACATGTAATTATAATTTCTCTGGGAGACAGATCTGCTTCTGTCTATTATTGCCAACACCTCCAACACAATAACTTCACGCATTTACATATTTCTCAACAACAGTGATATTCTTTCAACCTCCGAGACCAATCAGGAATTGTCTTACTTAGAGAGACATGTCACAGGGAGAAGCCATTCAGTTCATGTCTAATTAGAGCTACAGTTGAATGACAGGGGCAACTTTCTGTGCCCGAAAGCTGAATACAGAGCATTTCAAATCTATAACATTTCAATGAGTTTTACAGGCTGGTTTATGCTTACTCTCGATTTTCATCTGTTACAGTCTTCTTGCACATAAGCCGAGCCTCCCTCATTATCACCCCCAGCCCGATCGCACAAACTGTCTGTGCCAGCCGAGTACTGATGCATAATAATCCCACTTTAGAAAACATAGAGGTAAAATATGTGGTGTTTCTTTAGATGTGACGAGTGCCTACAAAAGGTTACATGGATCTTCATCGAAATTTGGCATCAATAATAGACAGCTTTCTTTAGCGACGCtgtgtctttattgtatttgattgttaacaatgccaaaaaacacaaaatatataaaaagaatGATAGATTTCATACAATTTTCCAAGAAAGAATTGCTTTCAGCTTAAACAAGTGCCAATTCCGAATGTACGAAGTGCCAAACTAAACACATTGTCCAGGAATAAACAAACCAGATCAAACTGTTTACACGTAATACAACACAGGCCATATACTATTGCTGAAGTGCCATGTCCAGCACAGGAATGTCTTGGACTGCCATATCTTAATGAATAACACTCTATGTGTTTAACTTTCACTGGCCTTTGTGGTtgcaaaaaacatattttcatccaGCACCAagtcagatatttgttttttttgtgcaggtgGACATGGAGGATTAGGCATTAAGGACTAAAAGCATGaagattgttgtttttaatttgtcctTTTCGCAGAGATGCACAGTGTTCTAGACTTGAGAGGTGTTTTTTGAGGGCAGAAGATGAAGTCATTATGCATTCAGAGTTCCTCTCTagcagtaaattaaaataattttaacacCATTATCAGCAATTATTGAAAACCTACCAAGAGATTCTGACAGTgttggtcctttttttttcccactgttGGCAGTCTTTTTCTAATATTACACTGTATAAGTACACagtttctgaaaaaaaagaaaatcaagctTCAGATTTAATCATCAAACATAACTGAATGAAACTATACATCATCAGATTCTAGCAGGTCGTACATGCTACATGAATATTTCACATGCTGTTCTAGTGGGTTGAATTGCAAAGCGGATACATTATTGTAACTGCATTGACTGAACAACAGAAATTCGGTCTCTTAGTCATGTAAAAATGACGCCCACCACCAATCTCCGAGTCTTCGCCGTCTCcctgctctccctcctctccctcctcaccGCTGCTGTGGACACCTCTtcgcccccccctcctcttcagcAAGTAGACCACTCAGGTAGGCTGTTCACCGAGCAGCCTCAGACCGACCCCAGcccctctctgctgctcctggCAATGCAGGCCAACATCAGGCCCGCTGCTCTGCAAGGCAGGAAGAAAGCTCCTGAGAAACTTCCAGAAACCTCAGGGGGCGTTCTGGAGACGCCTCCCAGACCCCTTCCCCAGGTCATGTTCCCCAAGAATGTGACGTCAGCGGAGGCTCTCGCACCTCCTTTAGGAGCAGCCCAGGTGGCACCCATTCGACCTCGCATGATGGATCTATGGATTGATGTGTGTCGGGGTTATTATGATGTCATGGGACACTTTGACAGCGCTTTCAACTGCTCCAAGGACACCTTCGTCTTCTGCTGTGGGACCTGCCACTACCGCTTCTGCTGTCCAGATCGGAGCCGGCAGCTGGACCAGGACAACTGCAAGAACTACGACTCTCCAGACTGGGCCAAGCCGCAGACAGACTCCATGATCATCTCAGAGGAACAAGGTCCTGACCCGGACTTTGATCCTTTGAAGCAGCAGAGCCACAACACAGGATTTGTCATTGGTGGTGTGGTGGTGTTTATGGTGGCCGTGGCTGTGGGCATCAAGGTGGCCTTCAATAAGGTGCAGCAGGAAGCCAATCAGAGGGACCTCAACATGCCTAGGtgagacttttttcttttctcccctttcactgctgcattcataACTTCACTCCAGTATTTGTTGCTTTATCGCATGTATGAAAACTGTAATGGGATTAGGGTTTCAGGCTTCCATGAATGGCCCAGATTCATCATTCTGGCCACAGAATATTGTCATTAGTCATCCTCTGAAACATATTTGATCTTTGTCAAGTGGCTTCCGTGGAATTCATGGCTGTGTTGATTCCTCTGGGATTTAAACTAATATGTGGCTGGAAACCTCTGTATTAAAGATTCTGTTTTATTAGATTCTGTTTCGATATTTTCTATCATGGGCTACAGTATTTGAAAAGACATCTGGACAGATATTAGTGATGATGGTGCACAAAGAATGACGTTAATGATGaatgtctctttgttgttttaagatTCCTTCTAATCCAATTCAAACACAGCAACTTTTTtgagaaaaaacaagatgttaAATAAATTGCACTCAAACCTAAGAGTGCCATAAATATGGTTTTTCTGTTCACTTTCTAATATGAACCAATCCAATTTTTATAATGATACATTTGCAAAAATTATAACCACAAAATTGCTTGTCCTAGAACAAAGATTGCTCAGCAGAAGGACTTCAAGGTGCTAGACACGTTTTATCACTCTGAATTCTACGTGATAGTCAGTGAACAGCCGATAGTTGAAGCTAATTCTTTATcaatttttttccattttgctTGTGATATAATCAGAGCCCTGGTGGACATGTTGCGGCACCAGTCAAGCCCGGTCCAGCAGGACGAGCGAAACAACAGCGTGGCTCTGACTGTAGGCGACGGACAGGGCACACTGGGGAGAGCTCCAAAAAATCTTTACGCCCCAGGCCTACCCAGCAAGGACAACAGATGTGAGCGTCTCAGGCTTTTTATTGCATCAGTGAATAGAAGACTCGGAGGCACAATCAGAGCTTTTGTAACTGCATCCTCTGTATGCTCAGACACATCGTATTTGTCACGTCTGCATGAAGAATTATTTTTTCCCAGTCCCAAGGCTGTAACCATGTGGCAttataggaaaaaaaaatgtacaacataaattagattgttttttatcatttttttcaatGAACATGCTGTGATTACTGAAATATATAGCAActactttttttattatagaATAAGGACTCtaattaaagacacaaaaagtgaacatgGATTTTGAGATAAGTGCATTTAAAATATAAGAAGCTCTGTGCATGTAAAAGTAAGTGAAGTTGAATTGGAGCAGACAATCTTTGTATGCTAAAGAACAATTATTCTTTTGACTTACAGTGGGCAATTTGCAACACAATTTCATCCACTCATCCGGCTCCAGCCCGAAACACACCGCCACCATCGGTAAGGCAGCTGGTGACAGCTGAGCTCCTATGTAAATAATATGTAAATGCCACAATTCTTCATTTACCGTATTCAATTTGGTAAAGTAGACTTATTCATCGCAACAGTAATAATGATTTCATAagattgaaatgttgtgttctAGTGGATGCTGGAACATTCACATACTGCTACGTGCAGGGTGCTATATCCAGAGGAGCAAATCTCATTTAACAAATGGTGCTTTTTCTCCCTGTGGTCTCTGCAGAGCGCACACCTCGAATGAACAATGCTCAGCTGGCGGCTGGAGGCACCCTGCTCTCcagtaaacacaacaacaccaaATCCCAGCCTGCCTTCCACCACTCCCTGCACAACCTGGCTCAGCTGCCGCCTTCCTATGAGAGTGCCACCAAGCCAGAGCTCAACAGATACTCCTCACTTAAACGCCTCGGTATGTACCTACTGTACATGTTTAAGAaatgtctgtctctgcagctggtCCATGAGCACTGACACAACGGTGACACTCTTGACACTGCGGCAAAGTGCAGGATGTGTCATTATGTGCTAATGCTGTTTACGGTGGTGATAAcaattcagaaatgtttttctttggtttccAGAGAAAGGTCTCGATGAGTACTCTTCCGGTTACTGCACCACCAAGCGCAGGCCTCACACAGCCCAGCCGGCCCTCCAGTCCTCCCAGCACCATCTCCACTGGGGAGGAGACTATACACTCAGTGGGAGAGGAACCCTTCCAAGGCATGCAGCCCGTCCCTGGATCCCGCCACCACCTTCTGGCATGCCTGCCTCACCTACCCCCAATCCTTACCCTTTGGATCCCCCAGAGCCGCAGTACAACCCCAACTACGACACTCTGTCCAAACCCCCGAGGAAAGTCAAGTCCAGCGACCAGCTGCTCAACATGAGTGATGTTCCAGGCAACACAGGGACCCTGTCCAGATTATCCAAGAACCAGCAGCACCAGTACTACAAAGCCATGGCTGCCTCCAATAAGAACTCCAACACGCAGACTCTCACAAGGAAGCCCCAGgacaggagagaagagaggcaggagCGGCTGCTCATGTCCCCAGACCATTTGGAGGAGAGGATGGGAGGTGGCGGTATGGGGGTCGTGGATCCTTACGCCCACACACCAGGAGGGATTGTCCCCACACTTCCTCGCCAGCAGAAGGCCCAGTCCCAGCAGAATGTGTGCGCCACACCCTCCCTGGACCGACACCACATGATCAAGATGAACTCTCATCCCACATCCGGGCgggagcaggagaggagcaCGGCCATGACGGGGCACATGAGCGGGGGCATGGGCTGGGCAGGGGAGGCGCCCGGGGCGGGTGTAGTCATGGGAACAGGAACACTAGGGGGCCACAGCGCGAGGAGGATGGCCTTCGCAGCGAAGAGGCAGAACACCATCGAGCAGCTACATTTCATACCAGGAGGGGGAGGCGGGGGGTCAGGGGGAAGTGGAGGGGGGAGTCAGGGGATCAGGACGGGGAGTAAAAATGAGGTGACGGTGTGAGGTTAGTGCCTAAAATAGAATTAACTCTCATCAAAGATATGGGAATAGATCACCCTTCTGCATTTAGACATTAGATTGACAACTGAAAATTAAACTACAAGTATTAAGTATGGTTACAACACAATGTGCTTAGGCTATTCAGATTAGTGTTATCTTGTTATTAAATAGCTTAAATATGATACTTTATTAAAAATATAGGTGGGGCATATCTGTATCATTTATGTGATAGCCTGCATCAGCCATATTTTGTAAGAAAATTTGCCATATTGCCATAAACAGCAGTGCCATTACTTGCAGAAAGACTGACTGGGGGGtgagacaaaaccaactgaagtGTCGctcatgattttgttttttatatgtttttccTAAAAAGTACTCAGGAGCCATATTAGATAGGGATTAAGAAGATATGTAGATGTATAtactaaaaaaaagtttaaaaagaggaGGACCATGGGGATTATTTATCACAGAATTTAATAGAGAACTTAGCCGACTACCTGCTGGACTTTCAACCTGATTTCTTAAACTGACTCTCATAGTTGAAGGGCCTGATGGACCAGATGAGTCTGCATGAACCGTGTGCCTGATGGCGGTTTTTGGAGATCTGACATTTACTGAACCGACCTCATCCTGACACAGGGAGgcaaacctgtttttttttgtttttttgttgttgttgttgcttcctGTGTAAATGACTGAATGGGTGGGGGCTGTTTTCTAACCGGGACTCAGCAGCCTGACACCATTGGCAGGTCTCCGCGCCCGATTTAAACTTGGGGACGTACCCACATTACCACTCTGACGCCTGGGTTGCCTAGTTTTCCATGTGACCTTAGATCAAATCCCCACAGGGACTCACACTCTGATCACTGCTACACTATAGAAGTGTTAACTGTTGGTAGATTATAATATGGGTTATTTTCCCCCCTAATTTTTCCACCTTTAGATTGGGACCTAACCGTAACAACAATGGGCTACCAAAAAGTATACAGCCATCTGTTTCAAAACAATCTTGACATTAACCTAAACGAGTCAAGAGCTAACAGAACAGACCCATGTGTTCAGTTTACTAATAAAAGGGCAACTTTCTTTATGTAGGTTGTGTACACAGAGCAAAAGGTTTTCTACAGAGCACAAATGAAAAGACCGTGACGCAGAGGTTGCACTTACACAACTGTCCTTCAAAAGCCATTTATGAAGATACAAAGAAAATACCACAGAGGAAGCTGGTCTGACAATCACCATTTTATTATTCTCTCCAGGTGACAAATTATACAAGTCAGTGATATTTTGTACAGTCAAAGGATTCGGCTTCAGAGAAAGCCAAAAAAACACCTCTGAGTCAGGAGACCTGAGGCCTTCTCCTGTGTGGCT is drawn from Labrus bergylta chromosome 8, fLabBer1.1, whole genome shotgun sequence and contains these coding sequences:
- the LOC109993688 gene encoding protein shisa-7 encodes the protein MTPTTNLRVFAVSLLSLLSLLTAAVDTSSPPPPLQQVDHSGRLFTEQPQTDPSPSLLLLAMQANIRPAALQGRKKAPEKLPETSGGVLETPPRPLPQVMFPKNVTSAEALAPPLGAAQVAPIRPRMMDLWIDVCRGYYDVMGHFDSAFNCSKDTFVFCCGTCHYRFCCPDRSRQLDQDNCKNYDSPDWAKPQTDSMIISEEQGPDPDFDPLKQQSHNTGFVIGGVVVFMVAVAVGIKVAFNKVQQEANQRDLNMPRALVDMLRHQSSPVQQDERNNSVALTVGDGQGTLGRAPKNLYAPGLPSKDNRLGNLQHNFIHSSGSSPKHTATIERTPRMNNAQLAAGGTLLSSKHNNTKSQPAFHHSLHNLAQLPPSYESATKPELNRYSSLKRLEKGLDEYSSGYCTTKRRPHTAQPALQSSQHHLHWGGDYTLSGRGTLPRHAARPWIPPPPSGMPASPTPNPYPLDPPEPQYNPNYDTLSKPPRKVKSSDQLLNMSDVPGNTGTLSRLSKNQQHQYYKAMAASNKNSNTQTLTRKPQDRREERQERLLMSPDHLEERMGGGGMGVVDPYAHTPGGIVPTLPRQQKAQSQQNVCATPSLDRHHMIKMNSHPTSGREQERSTAMTGHMSGGMGWAGEAPGAGVVMGTGTLGGHSARRMAFAAKRQNTIEQLHFIPGGGGGGSGGSGGGSQGIRTGSKNEVTV